One segment of Streptomyces bathyalis DNA contains the following:
- a CDS encoding TIGR03960 family B12-binding radical SAM protein — MPVESVFPRLEALLPHVQKPIQYVGGELNSTVKDWDSCDVRWALMYPDAYEVGLPNQGVMILYEVLNEREGVLAERTYSVWPDLEKLMRENDVPQFTVDGHRPVGEFDVLGVSFATELGYTNLLTALELSGVPLESKDRGDDHPIVMAGGHAAFNPEPIADFLDCAVVGDGEQAVLEVSEIIRAWKAEGRPGGRDELLLRLAKTGEVYVPRFYDVEYLADGRISRVVPNRSGVPWRVSKRTVMDLDEWPYPKQPLVPLAETVHERMSVEIFRGCTRGCRFCQAGMITRPVRERSITGIGDMVEKGLKNTGFEEVGLLSLSSADHSEIGDVAKGLADRYEEDKIGLSLPSTRVDAFNIDLANELTRNGRRSGLTFAPEGGSERIRKVINKMVSEEDLIRTVATAYGNGWRQVKLYFMCGLPTETDEDVLQIGDMAVNVIAKGREVARSNDIRCTVSIGGFVPKPHTPFQWAPQLSAEETDQRLGKLREKIRGDKKYGRSIGFRYHDGKPGIVEGLLSRGDRRVGAVIREVFDRGGRFDGWREYFSYQLWMDAAARTLPDFGVDVDWYTTRERTYEEVLPWDHLDSGLDKDWLWEDWQDALDETEVEDCRWTPCFDCGVCPQMDTEIQIGPTGKKLLPLSVVNK; from the coding sequence TGAACTCCACCGTCAAGGACTGGGACTCCTGCGACGTCCGCTGGGCGCTGATGTACCCGGACGCCTACGAGGTGGGGCTGCCCAACCAGGGCGTCATGATCCTCTACGAGGTGCTCAACGAGCGCGAGGGCGTACTGGCCGAACGCACCTACAGCGTCTGGCCGGACCTGGAGAAGCTGATGCGGGAGAACGACGTCCCGCAGTTCACGGTGGACGGGCACCGCCCCGTCGGCGAGTTCGACGTGCTCGGTGTCTCCTTCGCCACCGAGCTCGGCTACACCAACCTCCTCACCGCCCTCGAACTCTCCGGCGTCCCGCTCGAGTCGAAGGACCGCGGCGACGACCACCCGATCGTCATGGCCGGCGGCCACGCGGCCTTCAACCCCGAACCCATCGCCGACTTCCTCGACTGCGCCGTCGTGGGCGACGGCGAGCAGGCCGTGCTCGAGGTCAGCGAGATCATCCGCGCGTGGAAGGCCGAGGGGCGGCCCGGCGGCCGGGACGAACTCCTGCTGCGCCTGGCCAAGACCGGTGAGGTCTACGTCCCCAGGTTCTACGACGTGGAGTACCTGGCGGACGGGCGCATCTCCCGTGTGGTGCCGAACCGTTCGGGCGTGCCGTGGCGGGTCTCGAAGCGCACGGTGATGGACCTGGACGAATGGCCGTACCCCAAGCAGCCGTTGGTGCCGCTCGCGGAGACCGTGCACGAGCGGATGTCCGTGGAGATCTTCCGTGGCTGCACCCGTGGCTGCCGCTTCTGCCAGGCGGGCATGATCACTCGTCCGGTGCGGGAGCGCTCCATCACCGGGATCGGCGACATGGTGGAGAAGGGGCTGAAGAACACCGGCTTCGAAGAGGTCGGGCTGCTCTCCCTCTCGTCCGCGGACCACAGCGAGATCGGCGACGTGGCCAAGGGCCTCGCCGACCGCTACGAGGAGGACAAGATCGGCCTGTCTCTTCCCTCGACCCGCGTCGACGCGTTCAACATCGATCTCGCCAACGAGCTGACCCGCAACGGGCGCCGCTCCGGCCTGACCTTCGCGCCGGAGGGCGGCAGCGAACGCATCCGCAAGGTCATCAACAAGATGGTCTCGGAGGAGGACCTGATCCGCACCGTCGCCACCGCCTACGGCAACGGCTGGCGGCAGGTGAAGCTGTACTTCATGTGCGGGCTGCCCACCGAGACCGACGAGGACGTGCTGCAGATCGGCGACATGGCCGTCAACGTCATCGCCAAGGGCCGCGAGGTCGCGCGCTCCAACGACATCCGCTGCACCGTGTCCATCGGCGGGTTCGTGCCCAAGCCGCACACCCCCTTCCAGTGGGCGCCTCAGCTGTCGGCGGAGGAGACCGACCAGCGGCTCGGCAAGCTGCGCGAGAAGATCCGCGGCGACAAGAAGTACGGGCGCTCCATCGGCTTCCGCTACCACGACGGCAAGCCCGGCATCGTCGAGGGACTGCTCTCGCGGGGCGACCGGCGCGTGGGCGCGGTGATCCGCGAGGTCTTCGACCGTGGCGGCCGCTTCGACGGCTGGCGCGAGTACTTCAGCTACCAGCTGTGGATGGACGCCGCGGCCCGCACGCTGCCGGACTTCGGAGTCGACGTCGACTGGTACACGACGCGTGAGCGCACGTACGAAGAGGTCCTGCCCTGGGACCACTTGGACTCCGGCCTGGACAAGGACTGGCTCTGGGAGGACTGGCAGGACGCCCTCGACGAGACCGAGGTCGAGGACTGCCGCTGGACGCCCTGCTTCGACTGCGGAGTGTGCCCTCAGATGGACACGGAGATCCAGATCGGCCCGACCGGCAAGAAGCTGCTGCCGCTCTCGGTCGTGAACAAGTAG
- a CDS encoding MFS transporter: protein MTDGTDRGGPRPVGPAEDERDRWWLVVAAGLAVFMASVDMSIVNVALPAIERDFQNSTSTTEWTVLAYLLPLAGLALPSGRWLDSVGRRPALLFSLTGFALASTAAGLAPGMDWLIAARLAQGTFGALLFSLVPALATSAVRPQARGRAMGLITTLGPLGLICGPGLGGLVVDVLGWPWIFFVNIPVSVLVMAAGARMLPQGAPLTVPDRAWFAESLLLSAAVAALLLALSLTASDGPVWVLLALLALPLLFLWLRMPTSGAVRQLFRTPGEMGPHVALVSAATAIGTVFFITPYFMQRELGESVSAAGVTILAFPAGMALMGPVGGFLGDWWSRRRTAVLGAALFTVGMALLLPMDHSWGTADLSWRLFLAGCGNGLFNAPNMAIAMTRTPRPLLATTGASTSLARQMGFALGPALATLVWSASSYEPEGMRGAMTLATAVGALSVLALVRTRLPGEEAAPARKEPAKDEPAADGSAA, encoded by the coding sequence ATGACCGACGGGACTGATCGTGGCGGGCCGCGTCCCGTAGGGCCGGCGGAAGATGAGCGGGACCGCTGGTGGCTGGTGGTCGCCGCGGGCCTGGCCGTGTTCATGGCGTCCGTGGACATGAGCATCGTCAACGTCGCTCTCCCGGCCATCGAGCGTGACTTCCAGAACTCCACCAGCACGACCGAGTGGACAGTGCTCGCGTATCTGCTGCCACTCGCCGGTCTGGCGCTGCCGAGCGGCCGCTGGCTGGACAGCGTCGGGCGGCGCCCGGCCCTGCTGTTCTCGCTCACCGGCTTCGCTCTCGCGAGTACCGCCGCGGGACTCGCACCCGGCATGGACTGGCTGATCGCCGCACGGCTGGCCCAGGGAACCTTCGGTGCACTGCTCTTCTCGCTGGTTCCGGCGTTGGCCACCTCGGCGGTACGGCCTCAGGCACGCGGCCGGGCGATGGGGCTGATCACCACTCTCGGCCCGCTCGGACTCATCTGCGGTCCGGGCCTCGGCGGCCTGGTCGTCGACGTGCTGGGCTGGCCGTGGATCTTCTTCGTCAACATCCCGGTGAGCGTCCTCGTCATGGCGGCAGGGGCACGCATGCTGCCGCAGGGGGCGCCGCTGACGGTGCCGGACCGTGCCTGGTTCGCGGAATCCCTGCTGCTCAGCGCGGCCGTGGCCGCACTGCTGCTCGCCCTCTCCCTCACCGCGAGCGACGGTCCGGTGTGGGTGCTGCTCGCACTGCTGGCGCTGCCGCTGCTCTTCCTCTGGCTGCGCATGCCCACCAGCGGGGCGGTCCGCCAACTCTTCCGCACACCCGGGGAGATGGGACCGCACGTCGCGCTGGTCTCGGCCGCCACGGCCATCGGCACCGTCTTCTTCATCACCCCGTACTTCATGCAGCGGGAGCTCGGCGAGTCGGTGTCGGCAGCGGGCGTCACGATCCTGGCCTTCCCGGCGGGCATGGCCTTGATGGGACCGGTCGGCGGCTTCCTGGGCGACTGGTGGAGTCGCCGGAGGACCGCCGTCCTCGGGGCAGCTCTCTTCACCGTCGGCATGGCCCTTCTCCTGCCGATGGACCACTCCTGGGGCACTGCCGACCTCTCGTGGCGGCTGTTCCTGGCCGGCTGCGGAAACGGCCTGTTCAACGCCCCCAACATGGCGATCGCGATGACCCGCACGCCACGGCCGCTGCTGGCGACCACCGGTGCCTCGACCAGCCTGGCCCGCCAGATGGGATTCGCGCTCGGTCCCGCTCTCGCGACGCTGGTGTGGTCCGCCTCCTCCTACGAGCCTGAGGGGATGCGCGGAGCCATGACTCTGGCGACGGCAGTCGGCGCACTGTCGGTCCTCGCGCTGGTCCGTACGCGCCTACCCGGCGAAGAGGCCGCCCCGGCCAGGAAGGAACCGGCCAAGGACGAACCGGCCGCCGACGGCTCCGCCGCCTGA
- a CDS encoding VOC family protein produces the protein MSDSSADLVSVRYMVDDVDTAIDFYTAHLGFTVRMSAAPAFADVLRGNLRLLLSGPSSSAGRPMPDGAQPAPGGWNRIHLIVDDIAAEVDRLRAAGLTFRNDIVSGPGGRQILLEDPSGNVVELFQPAGR, from the coding sequence ATGTCCGACAGCTCCGCGGACCTGGTCAGCGTCCGGTACATGGTCGACGACGTCGACACCGCGATCGACTTCTACACCGCTCACCTCGGGTTCACCGTCAGGATGAGCGCGGCTCCGGCCTTCGCCGACGTCCTGCGCGGCAACCTGCGGCTCCTGCTGAGCGGCCCGTCCAGTTCGGCGGGCCGGCCGATGCCGGACGGCGCGCAACCAGCGCCGGGAGGATGGAACCGGATCCATCTCATCGTGGACGACATCGCCGCCGAGGTGGACCGGCTGCGCGCCGCGGGACTCACGTTCCGGAACGACATCGTCTCCGGCCCCGGAGGCCGGCAGATCCTGCTGGAGGATCCGTCCGGCAACGTGGTCGAGCTGTTCCAGCCCGCCGGCCGATGA